A DNA window from Actinokineospora baliensis contains the following coding sequences:
- a CDS encoding S8 family serine peptidase, which produces MRDKRRGLLAGLAVLLAAVGVLPLGGAASAQPSSTAGGAGGSRYQVTLVTGDRVEAVKDKQGRWSVGLARTGPVSQYHTFAKKRGKTTDVYLVPTKAARLVQAGVVDQELFNVTGLIRQRFDDKNSKTVPLLVEYGQAAIAAAPRGAVVERTLPGLGYTAVAEDKANAGLFWSSVSGNGSAALAGGPKKIWLNARFTANLDQSVPQIGAPTAWQAGHTGKGVTVAVLDTGYDTGHPDLAGRVSQSKDFSGKGNVQDGHGHGTHVASIVAGSGAASGGKYKGVAPDASLAVGKVLDDGGSGSLDDVMAGMEWASTDAKAKVVNLSLGSYPTDGTDPASQVVNALTARNGTLFVIAAGNSGSEETVSSPAAADSALAVGSVTKSGELSEFSSQGPRVIDGAVKPEIAAPGSDIVAARAKDTNLGETVEENYARLSGTSMATPHTAGAAAIVAQQHPDWNAAKLKAALVGTAAPVGTNGVNTVGGGLVDLKRATTQAVRSEQATVNGYLRWPSTQVEQRKVTYSNDSATAVTLSLDLTLRDKQGVVAPAKLAKLSAKTVTVPAKGSVDVTLTLTPRSGTPGLYNGVLLATAGSAQVRTPVAVYDEPEHYDLDVSFKDRNGAATTAGHVSVINVNTGEWLFANPGDKLRVQPGTYALSGSIETPRAGQVPSYTLFANPSLKVGKANKAVSFDAREGKRASASTDQPEARGGVWTSRFQFTVKDIPYPFSELWGFDPRFNEVYAFSARGVTSPGFGHADNYRLEQPDLELFGEGSQSFETIAYWLRGSASPVLDERLPVVHGGSGTAEDLAKVDARGKFVVLELPGTLTLDEAYRRIQAVKDAGGKYVGALPVETAGLNALSDGEDSPLPSVILYDEPGKRFADAAKAGGLTARFVTRTSSKHRYELSYPATGKVPANLAHRETTASLAAVRMAYYEGTEAEPPIAGAWVEGLGGEIGTQWGLRAVPKAERTEYYTPGKWRLTVGSWWGIAGEGEEKIALERGKSYRIEWGASVLAPAFPGTISNDLGEDHPWAWRKAELIDVTVPFFTDPGGHARGPDLWTNSDGGSTSLYRDGKLVGTHNQPGRGVFLAGDSGNYRLTTDITRDQPWWPNSTKVSADWTFQLPREFRAALPLLTVGFRPPVTLANTTPGGREVTFPVTVARQDAAPSVTALTVDVSYDDGATWTPTRLVRDGAAWKATVTHPATGFASLRAKATDSAGNTVDQTVIRAYRIG; this is translated from the coding sequence ATGCGCGACAAGAGGCGAGGACTCCTCGCCGGCCTGGCTGTTCTGCTGGCCGCGGTGGGGGTTTTGCCGTTGGGGGGCGCGGCTTCGGCTCAGCCGTCGTCGACCGCGGGGGGTGCTGGGGGGAGCCGGTACCAGGTCACACTGGTCACCGGTGACCGCGTGGAAGCCGTCAAGGACAAGCAGGGGCGGTGGAGTGTCGGGCTGGCCCGCACCGGGCCCGTCTCGCAGTACCACACTTTCGCCAAGAAGCGCGGGAAGACCACGGATGTCTACCTGGTGCCCACGAAGGCGGCCAGGTTGGTGCAAGCCGGGGTGGTGGACCAGGAACTGTTCAACGTCACCGGGTTGATCCGCCAGCGCTTCGACGACAAGAACAGCAAGACTGTGCCGCTGCTCGTCGAGTACGGGCAGGCGGCCATCGCCGCCGCGCCGCGCGGTGCCGTGGTGGAGCGGACGCTCCCCGGACTCGGCTACACCGCTGTGGCCGAGGACAAGGCCAACGCGGGCCTGTTCTGGTCCTCCGTCAGCGGCAACGGTTCCGCCGCGCTGGCCGGTGGGCCCAAGAAGATCTGGTTGAACGCGCGGTTCACCGCCAACCTCGACCAGAGCGTCCCGCAGATCGGCGCGCCGACGGCGTGGCAGGCCGGGCACACCGGCAAGGGTGTGACGGTCGCGGTGCTCGACACCGGGTACGACACCGGGCACCCCGATCTGGCGGGCCGGGTGTCGCAGAGCAAGGACTTCAGCGGCAAGGGCAACGTCCAGGACGGCCACGGCCACGGGACGCACGTGGCGTCGATCGTGGCGGGCTCCGGTGCCGCGTCCGGCGGCAAGTACAAGGGTGTCGCGCCGGACGCGTCCCTCGCGGTGGGCAAGGTCCTCGACGACGGCGGCTCGGGTTCGCTCGACGACGTCATGGCGGGCATGGAGTGGGCGTCCACGGACGCCAAGGCGAAGGTGGTGAACCTCAGCCTCGGCAGCTACCCCACCGACGGAACGGACCCCGCCTCCCAGGTGGTGAACGCGCTGACCGCCCGCAACGGCACGCTCTTCGTCATCGCGGCGGGCAACTCCGGCTCCGAGGAGACCGTGAGCAGCCCCGCGGCCGCGGACTCGGCGCTCGCGGTCGGCAGCGTCACCAAGAGCGGCGAGCTGTCGGAGTTCTCCAGCCAGGGGCCGCGGGTGATCGACGGCGCGGTCAAGCCGGAGATCGCCGCGCCGGGTTCGGACATCGTCGCCGCGCGGGCGAAGGACACCAACCTCGGCGAGACGGTCGAGGAGAACTACGCCCGGCTGTCCGGCACCTCCATGGCCACCCCGCACACGGCGGGCGCGGCGGCGATCGTCGCGCAGCAGCACCCGGACTGGAACGCCGCGAAGCTGAAGGCCGCTCTTGTCGGCACGGCGGCCCCGGTCGGCACCAACGGCGTGAACACCGTCGGCGGCGGCCTCGTCGACCTCAAGCGGGCGACCACGCAGGCCGTGCGGTCCGAGCAGGCGACGGTCAACGGGTACCTGCGGTGGCCTTCGACCCAGGTCGAGCAGCGGAAGGTGACCTACTCGAACGACTCCGCCACCGCGGTGACGCTGTCGCTCGACCTCACGTTGCGCGACAAGCAGGGCGTCGTGGCACCGGCGAAGCTGGCCAAGCTGTCGGCCAAGACGGTCACCGTCCCCGCCAAGGGGTCGGTCGACGTCACGCTGACGCTGACCCCGCGTTCGGGCACCCCGGGCCTCTACAACGGCGTGCTGCTGGCGACCGCGGGGTCGGCGCAGGTCCGGACCCCGGTCGCCGTGTACGACGAGCCGGAGCACTACGACCTCGACGTGTCGTTCAAGGACCGCAACGGCGCCGCCACCACCGCGGGCCACGTGTCGGTCATCAACGTCAACACCGGTGAGTGGCTCTTCGCCAATCCCGGCGACAAGCTGCGGGTCCAGCCCGGCACCTACGCGCTCAGCGGCTCCATCGAGACGCCGCGGGCGGGCCAGGTGCCTTCGTACACGTTGTTCGCCAACCCGAGCCTCAAGGTCGGCAAGGCGAACAAGGCGGTGAGCTTCGACGCGCGCGAGGGCAAGCGGGCGTCGGCGAGCACTGACCAGCCCGAGGCGCGCGGTGGTGTCTGGACATCCCGGTTCCAGTTCACGGTGAAGGACATCCCCTACCCGTTCTCGGAGCTGTGGGGCTTCGACCCGCGGTTCAACGAGGTCTACGCGTTCTCCGCGCGTGGGGTGACCAGCCCTGGCTTCGGCCATGCCGACAACTACCGGCTCGAGCAGCCGGACCTGGAACTCTTCGGCGAGGGAAGCCAGTCGTTCGAGACGATCGCGTATTGGCTGCGCGGATCGGCGTCCCCTGTCCTCGATGAGCGGCTGCCCGTCGTGCACGGCGGTTCGGGTACCGCGGAGGACCTAGCGAAGGTGGACGCCAGGGGCAAGTTCGTGGTCTTGGAGCTACCGGGCACGCTGACCCTCGACGAGGCCTATAGGCGCATCCAGGCGGTGAAGGACGCGGGCGGAAAGTACGTCGGTGCCCTGCCCGTGGAGACCGCTGGCCTGAACGCCCTCAGCGACGGCGAGGACTCTCCCCTTCCATCCGTCATCCTCTATGACGAGCCCGGTAAGAGGTTCGCCGACGCCGCCAAGGCCGGTGGGCTGACCGCACGGTTCGTCACCCGCACGTCCAGCAAGCACCGCTACGAGCTGTCCTACCCGGCCACGGGCAAGGTCCCCGCGAACCTGGCCCACCGCGAGACCACGGCGAGCCTCGCCGCGGTGCGGATGGCCTACTACGAGGGCACCGAGGCGGAGCCGCCGATCGCGGGCGCCTGGGTGGAGGGCCTCGGCGGTGAGATCGGTACCCAGTGGGGCCTGCGCGCGGTCCCCAAGGCCGAGCGCACCGAGTACTACACACCGGGCAAGTGGCGGCTGACCGTCGGCAGCTGGTGGGGCATCGCGGGCGAAGGCGAGGAGAAGATCGCCTTGGAGCGCGGCAAGTCCTACCGCATCGAGTGGGGCGCCTCGGTCCTGGCACCCGCCTTCCCCGGCACCATCAGCAACGACCTGGGCGAGGACCACCCGTGGGCGTGGCGCAAGGCGGAGCTGATCGACGTCACGGTGCCGTTCTTCACCGACCCGGGCGGGCACGCCAGGGGCCCGGACCTGTGGACCAACTCCGACGGCGGCAGCACCTCGCTCTACCGCGACGGCAAGCTCGTCGGCACCCACAACCAGCCCGGCCGCGGCGTGTTCCTCGCCGGTGACTCCGGCAACTACCGGTTGACCACCGACATCACCCGCGACCAGCCGTGGTGGCCGAACTCGACGAAGGTGAGCGCGGACTGGACCTTCCAGCTCCCGCGCGAGTTCCGGGCCGCGCTGCCGCTGCTGACCGTGGGCTTCCGCCCGCCGGTGACCCTCGCGAACACCACCCCGGGCGGCCGCGAGGTCACCTTCCCGGTCACCGTGGCCCGCCAGGACGCCGCCCCCTCGGTCACCGCCCTCACCGTCGACGTCTCCTACGACGACGGCGCCACCTGGACCCCCACCCGCCTCGTCCGCGACGGCGCGGCGTGGAAGGCCACGGTGACCCACCCGGCCACCGGCTTCGCGTCCCTGCGGGCCAAGGCCACCGATTCGGCGGGCAACACGGTCGACCAGACCGTGATCCGCGCCTACCGCATCGGCTGA
- a CDS encoding dTDP-4-dehydrorhamnose 3,5-epimerase family protein: protein MLSRGLRVEGAVEFTTEAAGDRRGLTVSTYREDVFTAAVGHPLFPVAQAATTRSRKGVVRGIHYQAPTAKYVYCVRGKSLDIVVDTRVGSPTFGRWDSVMLDDRHFRALYVPAGAGHLSIALAGETTLTQLTSTPYDDDTAAALSPLDAGLDLPIPRGLTLVLTERDQTAPTLAQALAAGALPDYANCRSDDLTSS from the coding sequence ATGTTATCCAGGGGACTGCGGGTCGAGGGCGCCGTGGAGTTCACCACCGAGGCGGCGGGGGACCGGCGCGGGCTGACCGTGTCCACCTACCGGGAAGACGTGTTCACCGCCGCCGTCGGCCACCCGCTGTTCCCGGTCGCGCAGGCGGCCACCACCCGCTCGCGCAAGGGCGTCGTGCGGGGCATCCACTACCAGGCGCCCACCGCGAAGTACGTCTACTGCGTGCGCGGCAAATCGCTCGACATCGTCGTCGACACCCGGGTCGGCTCGCCCACCTTCGGCCGCTGGGACTCGGTGATGCTCGACGACCGGCACTTCCGGGCGCTCTACGTGCCCGCCGGGGCGGGGCACCTTTCGATCGCCTTAGCCGGGGAGACCACGCTGACCCAGCTGACCTCCACCCCCTACGACGACGACACCGCCGCGGCGCTGTCCCCGCTCGACGCCGGTCTCGACCTGCCCATCCCGCGCGGGCTCACCCTGGTGCTGACCGAACGCGACCAAACCGCGCCGACGCTGGCCCAAGCGCTGGCCGCTGGCGCGCTGCCGGACTACGCCAACTGCCGGTCCGACGACTTGACCTCAAGTTAG
- a CDS encoding exonuclease domain-containing protein, whose product MDGFAVVDTETTGIDPTHRHRIAEVAVVHLDAGGAVTGEWSTLLNPERDLGPQAIHRITAAEARRAPRFADVAGDLVQRLRGRVVVAHNWPFDAMHLRAEFTRIGVDSPFDDLAGLCTMRAASVVMPNSRRSLVACCTTAGLPAMRWHTARDDAMAASALFGHMLAQAPEVLQPTDEHLRAAAWDWPVLARDQVPTAQRLPADHVEPHFLARVVPWLPRDEEPLVDAYFAVLDDALLDRRISVTDADALVGVALRLGLRREEVVAIHHTYLRALAQAAAGVGERELADIGLVAELLGLDSATVADVLTPSAPVRVAPSPTVGGLVLHPGDKVVLTGMMTADRDALTARAVAAGLRVMTTVSRRTRVVAAADPDTMSVKAKDARVLGVPVVTEESFVRALAAMES is encoded by the coding sequence GTGGACGGCTTCGCGGTGGTGGACACCGAGACGACGGGTATCGACCCGACGCACCGGCACCGGATCGCCGAGGTGGCGGTGGTGCACCTGGACGCGGGGGGCGCGGTGACCGGGGAGTGGTCGACGCTGCTCAACCCGGAGCGCGACCTGGGTCCGCAGGCCATCCACCGGATCACCGCGGCCGAGGCGCGGCGGGCACCCCGGTTCGCCGATGTCGCCGGTGACCTGGTGCAGCGGCTGCGCGGGCGGGTGGTGGTCGCGCACAACTGGCCGTTCGACGCGATGCACCTGCGCGCCGAGTTCACCCGGATCGGCGTCGACTCCCCGTTCGACGACCTCGCCGGGCTCTGCACGATGCGCGCGGCGAGTGTCGTGATGCCCAACTCGCGGCGCTCCCTGGTCGCCTGCTGCACCACGGCGGGCTTACCCGCGATGCGCTGGCACACCGCCCGCGACGACGCGATGGCCGCGAGCGCGCTGTTCGGCCACATGCTCGCCCAAGCCCCGGAGGTCTTACAACCGACCGACGAGCACCTGCGCGCCGCGGCCTGGGACTGGCCCGTGTTGGCCCGCGACCAGGTCCCCACCGCCCAGCGCCTGCCCGCCGACCACGTCGAACCGCACTTCCTCGCCCGCGTCGTGCCCTGGTTGCCCCGCGACGAGGAGCCGCTGGTCGACGCCTACTTCGCGGTGCTCGACGACGCACTGCTCGACCGCCGGATCTCGGTGACCGACGCGGACGCCCTGGTCGGCGTCGCCCTGCGCCTGGGCTTGCGGCGGGAGGAGGTCGTCGCCATCCACCACACGTACCTGCGCGCCCTGGCCCAGGCCGCGGCGGGTGTGGGGGAACGGGAACTGGCGGACATCGGCTTGGTGGCCGAACTGCTGGGCCTAGACAGCGCGACGGTCGCCGACGTGCTGACCCCGAGCGCCCCCGTCCGGGTGGCCCCATCCCCCACAGTCGGCGGCCTGGTACTGCACCCAGGCGACAAGGTCGTGCTCACCGGAATGATGACCGCCGACCGCGACGCCCTCACCGCCCGAGCCGTGGCTGCGGGACTGCGCGTCATGACAACCGTGAGCAGACGGACCCGAGTGGTCGCCGCAGCCGACCCGGACACGATGTCGGTCAAGGCCAAAGACGCCAGGGTGCTGGGGGTTCCGGTGGTGACCGAGGAGTCCTTCGTCCGCGCCCTGGCAGCAATGGAAAGCTAG
- a CDS encoding SDR family NAD(P)-dependent oxidoreductase, which produces MSEYLDHLFGLTGRRAVVTGGNSGIGRGMAVALSKAGAEVVVVGRRVDTLERTAAELSANAPADWISADLADRAEVHRVADEVIARHGAPDILVNAAAVNLRPPMGELTEAEWDHTLRANLDAPFLLGQRFGPLMAAAGWGRIINVTSQQAVRAFGNSGGYGAAKSGLAGLTRSQAEAWSPHGVRVNAIAPGFVRTPLTEPLYTDPARVAALAARTMVGRNGEAPDFAGATLLLASAASVYMTGQMIFVDGGFSAT; this is translated from the coding sequence ATGTCCGAGTACCTCGACCACCTCTTCGGTCTCACCGGCCGCCGCGCTGTCGTCACCGGGGGTAACTCCGGGATCGGGCGGGGGATGGCGGTAGCGCTGAGCAAAGCGGGCGCCGAGGTCGTCGTGGTGGGGCGGCGGGTGGACACCCTGGAGCGGACGGCGGCCGAGTTGAGCGCGAACGCCCCGGCCGACTGGATCAGCGCCGACCTGGCCGACCGGGCCGAGGTGCACCGGGTCGCCGACGAGGTGATCGCGCGCCACGGGGCGCCCGACATCCTGGTCAACGCGGCGGCGGTCAACCTGCGGCCGCCGATGGGCGAGCTGACCGAGGCCGAGTGGGACCACACCCTGCGGGCCAACCTCGATGCCCCGTTCCTGCTCGGCCAGCGGTTCGGACCGCTGATGGCCGCCGCGGGCTGGGGCCGGATCATCAACGTCACCTCGCAGCAGGCGGTCCGCGCCTTCGGCAACAGCGGCGGCTACGGAGCGGCCAAGTCCGGCCTGGCGGGCCTGACCCGCTCCCAAGCCGAGGCCTGGTCCCCCCACGGCGTCCGCGTCAACGCCATCGCCCCCGGCTTCGTCCGAACCCCCCTGACCGAACCCCTCTACACCGACCCGGCCCGCGTGGCCGCCCTCGCCGCCCGCACCATGGTCGGCCGCAACGGCGAGGCCCCGGACTTCGCGGGCGCCACGCTGCTGCTCGCCTCGGCGGCCTCGGTGTACATGACCGGGCAGATGATCTTCGTGGACGGCGGCTTCTCCGCCACCTGA
- a CDS encoding NADPH-dependent FMN reductase, translated as MSTPVSRVAVIIGSVRKGRFGPTAAKWFAERAAAHDDVELDIIDLVDFDLPTVLTDTPAQDVKAKLGELDTRLTAADAFVVITPEYNHSYPASLKAFIDWHFTHWRAKPIGLISYGGQAGGLRAVEHLRQVFAELHAVTIRDSISFYNYPDQFNADGTLKDPAAAEAAAKTLLDQLTWWSLALGEARAKRPYTA; from the coding sequence ATGTCCACACCAGTCAGCCGGGTCGCTGTCATCATCGGTAGTGTCCGAAAAGGACGGTTCGGTCCGACCGCGGCGAAGTGGTTCGCCGAGCGCGCCGCGGCGCACGACGACGTCGAGCTCGACATCATCGACCTGGTCGACTTCGACCTGCCCACCGTGCTGACCGACACCCCGGCGCAGGACGTCAAGGCCAAGCTCGGCGAACTCGACACCCGGCTCACCGCCGCCGACGCGTTCGTGGTGATCACCCCCGAGTACAACCACAGCTACCCGGCCTCGCTCAAGGCGTTCATCGACTGGCACTTCACCCACTGGCGGGCCAAGCCGATCGGCCTGATCTCCTACGGCGGCCAGGCGGGCGGCCTGCGCGCGGTCGAACACCTGCGGCAGGTCTTCGCCGAACTGCACGCGGTCACCATCCGCGACTCGATCAGCTTCTACAACTACCCCGACCAGTTCAACGCCGACGGCACCCTGAAGGACCCCGCGGCCGCCGAGGCGGCGGCCAAGACCCTGCTGGACCAGCTCACGTGGTGGTCCCTGGCGCTGGGCGAGGCCAGGGCCAAGCGCCCGTACACCGCGTGA
- a CDS encoding isopenicillin N synthase family dioxygenase, whose translation MTALPLIDISRFRTPAREDLLRDLRHAAHEVGFFYVTGHGVPEELTTGIFAVARRFFELPEAERLAIENVNSPHFRGYTRTGNEYTGGRRDWREQIDIGPEREALEVGPQEPAWLRLVGPNQWPAALPELREVALAWQAEAQRVCAEVLRALSAALGQEEGYFDRWFDAEAATHAKIVRYPGRAEDGSDQGVGAHKDYGFLALLQQDGVGGLQVQIPDGDWVDATPVPGSFVLNIGEMLEIATQGYLVATKHRVISPPVGVDRYSVPFFLGPRLDAVVEPLVLPAELAAGARGVSQDADNPLLSAYGENALLGWLRSHPKVAERWY comes from the coding sequence ATGACCGCCCTCCCCCTCATCGACATCTCCCGCTTCCGAACGCCCGCCCGCGAAGACCTCCTCCGCGACCTCCGCCACGCAGCCCACGAAGTCGGCTTCTTCTACGTCACCGGCCACGGCGTCCCCGAAGAACTCACCACGGGGATCTTCGCCGTCGCGCGGAGGTTCTTCGAGCTTCCCGAGGCTGAGCGCTTAGCCATCGAGAACGTCAACTCGCCGCATTTCCGGGGGTACACGCGCACGGGCAACGAGTACACCGGTGGTCGCCGGGACTGGCGGGAGCAGATCGACATTGGGCCGGAGCGGGAAGCCCTCGAAGTCGGGCCGCAGGAGCCCGCTTGGTTGCGGCTCGTGGGGCCCAACCAGTGGCCCGCGGCGCTGCCGGAGTTGCGGGAGGTCGCGTTGGCCTGGCAGGCCGAGGCGCAGCGGGTGTGCGCGGAGGTGTTGCGGGCGCTGTCGGCGGCGTTGGGGCAGGAGGAGGGGTACTTCGACCGGTGGTTCGACGCTGAGGCGGCGACGCACGCGAAGATCGTGCGGTACCCGGGGCGGGCCGAGGACGGCAGTGACCAGGGGGTCGGGGCGCACAAGGACTACGGGTTCCTGGCCCTCCTGCAGCAGGACGGGGTCGGCGGTCTGCAGGTGCAGATCCCGGACGGCGACTGGGTGGACGCAACACCGGTGCCGGGGAGCTTTGTGCTCAACATCGGCGAGATGCTGGAGATCGCCACGCAGGGGTACCTGGTGGCGACCAAGCACCGGGTGATCTCGCCGCCGGTGGGAGTGGACCGGTACTCGGTGCCGTTCTTCCTGGGGCCGCGGTTGGACGCGGTCGTGGAGCCGCTCGTGCTGCCCGCCGAGTTGGCCGCGGGCGCGCGCGGGGTCAGCCAGGACGCGGACAACCCGTTGTTGTCGGCTTACGGGGAGAACGCGTTGCTGGGGTGGTTGCGGTCGCACCCGAAGGTCGCCGAGCGCTGGTACTGA
- the soxR gene encoding redox-sensitive transcriptional activator SoxR: MAEGVGELELTVGQLARRSGTSVSALRFYERQRLISSRRTAGNQRRYHRDTLRRVALIRIAQRVGIPLVDIRAALETLPDGRVPGRRDWMRMSQVWQDELTERIRLLTHLRDSFADCIGCGCLSISHCSLANPDDRLGGVGNGPRVLLPRGETG, encoded by the coding sequence ATGGCTGAGGGGGTTGGGGAACTCGAGTTGACCGTGGGGCAGTTGGCGCGGCGGAGTGGGACTTCGGTGTCGGCGTTGCGGTTCTACGAGCGGCAGCGGTTGATCAGCAGTCGGCGGACGGCGGGGAATCAGCGGCGGTACCACCGGGACACGTTGCGGCGGGTGGCGCTGATCCGGATCGCGCAGCGGGTGGGGATCCCGCTGGTGGACATCCGCGCGGCGCTGGAGACGCTGCCGGACGGGCGGGTTCCCGGGCGGCGGGACTGGATGCGGATGTCGCAGGTGTGGCAGGACGAGCTCACCGAGCGGATCCGGTTGCTCACGCACCTGCGCGACAGCTTCGCCGACTGCATCGGCTGCGGCTGCCTGTCGATCAGCCACTGCTCCTTAGCCAACCCCGACGACCGCCTCGGTGGCGTCGGGAACGGGCCTCGGGTGCTGCTGCCCAGGGGCGAGACCGGGTGA